The following coding sequences lie in one Monomorium pharaonis isolate MP-MQ-018 chromosome 1, ASM1337386v2, whole genome shotgun sequence genomic window:
- the LOC118646457 gene encoding uncharacterized protein LOC118646457, producing MKIFRKNFLREGEIGVIPSKGYRNADKSSQKALSKTRRWLVWMERKLGHQIIHAGRGREQQIAGAKVDGYYEIVTANETRRYVLQFHDCFWHRYPTCFRVNRDRPLLSTNPEDTIDTRYERTLAKTWRLQRLGYRVTEKWECDFDRDVRENPEINAFLENHTILKHAPLNPRDAFYSRRTENIATLYEVKGTKKIRYVDVCSLYPFVLKTGAFPIGHPDIYIGEECDRLIRTALNFNFDNVEGLVRCRVFPPRNLYHPVLPFCVNDKLIFGLCRSCETFSKTHCTHDSPSDREFAGTWVSCELRKAVEKGYIVTEVSEIWQYKVTKYDPGNRQGGLFAEYINCFLQLKQEASGWPSECQDDDVAKERYLREYKKTEGIVLEKNNIARNPDLRSHFVTLLTSPEHEITSILPVNDEVMYVSWRLREEAVVASPITNVVIAAYTTAQASSGAPNEYEPHTGNFLGDMTEELDCYGSGSYIESFVSGGPKFYAYVVRTLEGNTHEVCKVKGITLNYANSRLLNFHSIRNLISEVEEEEEEEPGRDGVIKLRFTAIQRTAFHDIVTRSEKKTCVPKKLLKRIFIDNHYLFPYGFC from the exons atgaaaatttttcgcaaaaactTTTTACGCGAGGGTGAGATAGGCGTGATTCCGTCAAAGGGATACAGGAACGCGGACAAGTCATCGCAGAAAGCTCTGAGCAAAACTCGCAGATGGCTCGTGTGGATGGAACGCAAATTAGGACATCAGATTATTCACGCGGGACGAGGACGGGAGCAACAAATTGCAGGCGCGAAAGTTGACGGATATTACGAAATAGTGACTGCTAACGAGACGCGACGTTACGTATTACAGTTTCACGACTGTTTTTGGCACAGATATCCAACTTGCTTTCGCGTTAATCGCGATCGTCCGCTTTTATCCACGAATCCCGAAGACACCATCGACACGCGTTACGAACGTACTCTCGCGAAGACGTGGCGTCTTCAAAGGTTAGGGTACCGCGTAACCGAAAAGTGGGAGTGCGACTTTGATCGAGATGTGCGAGAAAATCCGGAAATTAACgcatttttagaaaatcacACAATATTGAAACACGCACCTCTTAATCCACGCGACGCGTTTTACAGCAGACGTACGGAGAACATCGCAACCCTTTATGAAGTTAAGGGTACAAAGAAAATACGTTACGTTGACGTATGTTCTTTGTACCCTTTCGTATTAAAAACCGGTGCTTTCCCGATTGGTCATCCCGATATTTATATCGGAGAAGAATGTGACAGATTAATCAGGACAGCactgaattttaatttcgacAATGTAGAAGGTCTTGTCCGCTGTAGAGTATTCCCACCGCGCAATCTTTATCATCCGGTGCTCCCGTTCTGCGTTAACGATAAATTGATATTCGGACTATGCCGTAGCTGCGAAACCTTTTCGAAAACGCACTGCACTCACGATTCTCCCTCCGATCGTGAATTCGCGGGTACATGGGTATCCTGCGAATTGCGTAAGGCTGTCGAAAAGGGTTATATCGTGACGGAGGTGAGCGAAATTTGGCAATACAAAGTCACGAAATATGATCCCGGTAACCGGCAGGGTGGCTTGTTTgccgaatatataaattgttttttacaattaaagcaAGAAGCGAGCGGGTGGCCGAGCGAATGCCAGGACGACGATGTGGCTAAGGAACGATACCTGAGAGAGTATAAAAAAACCGAGGGTATCGttctggaaaaaaataacatcgcTCGAAATCCTGATCTTCGATCG CATTTCGTGACTTTGCTCACGAGTCCCGAGCACGAAATAACCAGTATATTACCCGTCAACGACGAGGTAATGTACGTTTCATGGCGGCTACGCGAGGAAGCGGTCGTAGCCTCGCCGATAACTAACGTCGTTATCGCTGCCTATACGACAGCACAGGCAAG ctCTGGTGCTCCGAACGAGTACGAACCACATACGGGTAACTTTTTAGGCGACATGACGGAAGAACTCGATTGCTATGGCAGCGGTAGCTACATTGAGTCGTTCGTATCGGGAGGGCCGAAATTTTACGCGTATGTAGTTCGTACGCTGGAAGGAAACACCCACGAGGTCTGCAAAGTGAAGGGGATAACATTGAATTACGCTAATTCAAGGCTCCTGAACTTTCATAGTATAAGAAATCTAATATCTGAGgtagaagaagaggaagaagaagaaccgGGAAGGGATGGCGTGATAAAACTGCGTTTTACCGCAATTCAGCGTACAGCGTTTCACGACATCGTGACACgtagtgaaaaaaaaacctgtgtgccaaaaaaattgctaaaacgCATATTTATCGATAATCACTATTTGTTCCCGTATGGTTTTTGTTAA